The Tumebacillus amylolyticus genome contains a region encoding:
- a CDS encoding ATP-binding cassette domain-containing protein gives MKRRPLVWVFKFFFASSSLPFVWMSLSGLVQAGLAAVSLLLLRDLVDGRGQSSSTLVWLSVGYLLSALVLPNAINILIQMFREAVVRRSQQDLTWKLMQKSARIRMDRLEDSNYQDVVSAVTKADSSVMINYWQCVQEVILSVLRIVSVGAVLTSFYWGIPLVVFASVLPELWMRLRFAKLQHRMHLDQSAVERRATYFAELLTNRESLKELRTSAVEKFLFGKWWAQKDSYDRKDLAFDRKRQSYFGAGHLLFLTAITISMYFMVKWVMGGQTSVGALTSAIFALNTIMGSMGSLLYNVGQVQHQQLLVETTIGFLQDTDVEQPDMSDLQDVEAPFDIRFEGVSFKYPDSDSYALQDVTFTISHGERLALVGANGSGKSTLIRLLLGLSRPTAGCIYVNGVPLDNCSLAKYREHVTVAFQDFAQYHRTVRENIGFGHLPSLPVQPLLEQAAEQSGAAEFISRLPQGYDQQLGAAYHNGVDLSGGQWQKTAMARAYLRPATLLVMDEPTASLDPLAEVEVYRQFSELAEGKTALLVSHRLGSATLADRILVLKQGKLVEVGNHQGLLRESGEYAKLFTSQAQWYRQDEEQGGVQDEHRVADVHL, from the coding sequence GTGAAGCGTAGGCCGTTGGTGTGGGTGTTCAAGTTCTTTTTTGCTTCTTCCTCCCTTCCTTTTGTCTGGATGTCACTGTCCGGTTTGGTGCAAGCAGGTCTTGCTGCGGTGTCCCTCTTGCTCTTGCGTGATCTGGTCGACGGTCGAGGGCAATCAAGTTCAACGCTTGTCTGGCTCTCGGTGGGCTACTTGCTGAGTGCGTTGGTGTTGCCAAACGCGATCAACATCCTCATCCAGATGTTCCGAGAAGCGGTGGTTCGCCGTTCTCAACAGGACTTAACGTGGAAGTTGATGCAAAAGTCTGCACGCATCCGCATGGATCGCTTGGAAGACTCGAACTACCAAGACGTGGTCTCGGCGGTGACGAAGGCGGACAGCTCCGTCATGATCAACTACTGGCAGTGTGTGCAGGAAGTCATCCTGTCGGTCCTGCGCATTGTGAGCGTGGGAGCCGTGTTGACGTCCTTTTATTGGGGAATTCCGCTCGTGGTGTTTGCTTCCGTTCTGCCGGAATTGTGGATGCGCTTGCGGTTTGCGAAGTTGCAGCACCGCATGCATCTCGACCAATCGGCGGTGGAGCGTCGGGCGACCTACTTTGCAGAGCTGTTGACCAACCGAGAGTCGTTGAAGGAACTGCGCACCTCCGCTGTCGAGAAGTTCCTGTTCGGCAAATGGTGGGCGCAGAAGGATTCGTACGATCGCAAGGACTTGGCTTTTGACCGCAAACGACAATCGTACTTCGGCGCGGGACATCTGTTGTTCCTCACTGCGATCACGATCTCCATGTACTTTATGGTGAAATGGGTCATGGGCGGTCAGACATCGGTCGGCGCACTCACCTCGGCCATTTTTGCTTTGAATACGATCATGGGCTCGATGGGTTCGCTCTTGTACAACGTGGGACAAGTGCAACACCAGCAATTGCTCGTCGAAACCACGATTGGCTTTTTGCAAGACACGGACGTTGAACAGCCGGATATGTCTGATCTGCAGGACGTGGAAGCTCCCTTTGACATCCGGTTTGAGGGGGTTTCCTTCAAGTATCCGGATTCAGATTCGTATGCGCTGCAAGATGTGACGTTCACGATCTCTCATGGGGAGCGTCTCGCGCTCGTCGGGGCGAACGGATCGGGGAAGTCAACGCTGATCCGGCTTTTGCTGGGGTTGAGTCGTCCGACTGCGGGGTGCATCTATGTAAACGGGGTTCCCTTGGACAATTGTTCCCTCGCCAAATATCGCGAGCACGTGACGGTGGCGTTCCAAGATTTCGCACAGTACCACCGCACCGTGCGTGAGAACATCGGATTTGGCCATCTCCCGTCTCTGCCCGTACAGCCTCTGCTCGAACAGGCCGCCGAGCAGAGTGGAGCCGCCGAGTTCATTTCTCGACTTCCGCAAGGGTATGACCAGCAGTTGGGTGCTGCTTATCACAACGGGGTCGATCTGTCAGGCGGCCAATGGCAAAAAACGGCGATGGCCCGCGCCTACCTGCGCCCCGCCACGCTGCTGGTGATGGATGAACCGACGGCGTCCTTGGACCCGTTGGCCGAAGTGGAAGTGTACCGCCAATTCTCCGAGCTGGCGGAGGGGAAAACGGCTTTGCTTGTCTCGCATCGCTTGGGCTCTGCGACGTTGGCAGACCGCATCTTGGTCTTGAAGCAAGGGAAGTTGGTAGAAGTCGGGAACCACCAAGGGCTGTTGCGGGAGAGCGGGGAATACGCGAAGTTGTTCACGTCGCAGGCCCAATGGTATCGACAGGATGAGGAGCAAGGGGGAGTGCAAGATGAGCATCGTGTTGCCGACGTACATCTATAA
- a CDS encoding aspartate/glutamate racemase family protein, which translates to MKTIGLLGGMSWESTAVYYRQMNEEIRNRAGGLHSAKILLHSFDFAEIVAYQTAGDWKKAAGLLLEAARRLEAAGADLLLICTNTMHQVADDVQAAVTIPLVHIVDVTAEAIAAQGLKRIGLLGTKYTMSMDFYRERMKQHGIELLVPPVDEQTEINRVIFEELCQGIVKKSSRDAYQETVRDLKSRGAQGIILGCTEIMLLLNQDDLPLPMFDSTTLHVQKAVELAMHSNVLTS; encoded by the coding sequence ATGAAAACCATCGGACTGCTCGGCGGCATGAGCTGGGAATCGACCGCCGTGTACTACCGTCAAATGAACGAAGAGATTCGAAACCGGGCAGGAGGACTGCACTCCGCCAAGATTCTGCTGCACAGCTTCGACTTTGCCGAAATCGTCGCCTACCAAACCGCCGGTGATTGGAAAAAAGCGGCCGGACTTCTCCTCGAAGCCGCCCGCCGCTTGGAGGCCGCCGGTGCTGACCTGTTGCTCATCTGCACCAACACCATGCACCAAGTGGCCGACGACGTGCAAGCGGCCGTCACGATTCCGCTGGTCCACATCGTGGACGTGACCGCCGAAGCGATTGCAGCCCAAGGTCTGAAACGCATCGGGTTGCTCGGCACGAAGTACACGATGTCGATGGACTTCTACCGAGAGCGCATGAAGCAACATGGAATTGAGTTGCTCGTGCCGCCTGTTGACGAGCAGACGGAGATCAACCGTGTTATTTTTGAAGAATTGTGCCAAGGCATTGTGAAAAAAAGCTCCCGTGATGCTTATCAAGAAACGGTACGCGACCTGAAATCCCGCGGAGCCCAAGGAATCATCCTCGGTTGTACGGAGATCATGTTGCTCTTGAATCAGGATGATCTCCCCTTGCCAATGTTCGATTCGACCACCCTCCATGTCCAAAAAGCGGTAGAACTGGCGATGCACTCAAACGTTCTCACCTCGTAA
- a CDS encoding PLP-dependent aminotransferase family protein has product MTRKTLYQTVYQRLRYLILSGEWPIGSALPSERNLAADWDVSRNTMVRALTELEDEGLIYSKVGSGRYVQSLPPVEVLAPFDWKDRLRQETSPPSNFAELVRLSGSNSKINFAFGEGGRHTLVTSNFAEQVKVQDLLAHANAHYLTPICGHPELREWIVDIMGMEQVTSPDQVVVTSGSQEALCLTTSILAEPGDAVAVEMPAFFGALHMFQAMGLRIIPIPMDADGMRVDVLEGVLARSRPRFIYTIPTFHNPTGYTLSMERRLKLLQLSERYNIPIVEDDAYRHLHFEEEPPPSLKSLDQHGNVIYINTFSKTLSPGLRLGWVTASRPFLQQIARRKELMVTTNTLAQQMLLTFAKQGDWHAHLEKVRRQYYSQAMLMGEYLHQLRSAGLSYTGIRGGFYYWVALPEHKKPGEIFREAIAHGVLLATGDMFLTREADQPYIRLCFSHEPVDQIGTGMRILSAILQD; this is encoded by the coding sequence ATGACACGCAAGACTTTGTATCAGACCGTATACCAACGACTTCGCTACCTCATCCTCAGCGGGGAATGGCCAATTGGCTCCGCTTTGCCATCGGAGCGCAATTTGGCGGCGGACTGGGACGTTTCGCGCAACACGATGGTGCGCGCGCTGACCGAGTTGGAGGATGAAGGTTTGATCTACAGCAAGGTCGGCAGCGGGCGATATGTCCAGTCGTTGCCGCCGGTGGAGGTCCTGGCTCCCTTTGATTGGAAAGATCGGTTGCGGCAAGAGACATCGCCACCGTCGAACTTCGCGGAATTGGTCCGACTCAGCGGGTCGAACTCGAAAATTAACTTTGCGTTCGGCGAGGGGGGACGTCACACGTTGGTGACGTCCAATTTTGCAGAGCAGGTGAAAGTCCAAGATCTCCTCGCCCATGCCAATGCGCACTACTTGACTCCGATCTGCGGCCATCCGGAGTTGCGTGAATGGATCGTGGACATCATGGGGATGGAGCAAGTGACGTCGCCGGACCAGGTCGTCGTCACCAGCGGTTCGCAAGAGGCGCTTTGCTTGACCACTTCGATTCTCGCCGAGCCGGGAGATGCCGTGGCGGTCGAGATGCCGGCGTTTTTTGGAGCGCTGCACATGTTTCAAGCGATGGGGTTGCGAATCATCCCGATTCCGATGGACGCTGACGGCATGCGTGTGGATGTGTTGGAAGGGGTCTTGGCGCGCTCACGACCGCGCTTCATTTATACGATTCCGACGTTTCATAACCCGACGGGGTACACGCTGTCGATGGAGCGTCGCCTGAAATTGCTGCAGCTGAGCGAACGCTACAACATCCCGATTGTCGAGGATGATGCCTACCGCCATTTGCACTTTGAGGAGGAGCCGCCGCCCTCTTTGAAATCGCTCGACCAGCACGGCAACGTGATTTATATCAACACGTTTTCAAAAACGCTCTCGCCCGGTCTGCGGCTCGGGTGGGTTACGGCGAGTCGTCCCTTTCTCCAACAGATTGCCAGGCGCAAGGAACTGATGGTCACGACCAACACGCTCGCTCAGCAGATGTTGCTGACCTTCGCGAAGCAAGGCGATTGGCACGCGCATTTGGAAAAAGTCCGACGTCAGTACTACAGCCAAGCGATGCTGATGGGGGAGTATCTTCACCAACTGCGCTCGGCGGGACTCTCGTATACCGGAATTCGCGGCGGGTTTTATTATTGGGTGGCGTTGCCTGAGCACAAGAAGCCGGGGGAGATTTTCCGAGAAGCGATCGCACACGGTGTCTTGCTGGCCACCGGTGACATGTTCCTCACTCGCGAAGCTGATCAACCGTACATTCGGTTGTGTTTTAGTCATGAGCCGGTTGACCAGATCGGAACGGGCATGAGGATCCTTTCTGCCATTTTGCAAGATTGA
- a CDS encoding 2'-5' RNA ligase family protein, translating to MKKRAIHIFPRFENAERIHSLRQEFDPLAALIPPHLTLVYPFESDWTFEEVRSHCTEAVKGIKPFTMKLRGITGTREWHLFLNVKQGNDELIGLHDRLYSGLLQPFLYRKVTFVPHLTVGHFHNVEAFEAALAATEAFDDEFTCLVDEITVEVIEDDESSTVEGVVRL from the coding sequence TTGAAAAAACGCGCGATTCATATCTTTCCGCGCTTCGAGAACGCAGAGCGAATACACAGTCTGCGCCAAGAATTCGATCCGCTCGCTGCACTGATCCCGCCGCATCTGACGCTGGTCTATCCGTTTGAAAGCGATTGGACGTTTGAAGAGGTGCGGTCTCATTGCACAGAAGCGGTGAAGGGCATTAAACCTTTTACCATGAAGCTTCGGGGGATCACCGGAACGCGGGAATGGCACTTGTTCCTCAACGTCAAGCAGGGCAATGATGAGTTGATTGGCCTGCACGACCGTCTCTACAGCGGTCTGCTCCAACCTTTTTTGTACCGCAAAGTTACCTTTGTCCCGCACTTGACTGTTGGTCACTTCCATAATGTGGAGGCTTTTGAAGCTGCGTTGGCGGCAACAGAAGCGTTCGATGACGAGTTTACTTGTCTTGTGGACGAGATCACGGTTGAGGTCATCGAAGACGACGAATCGTCGACGGTGGAAGGAGTCGTCCGCCTCTGA